A window of Paraburkholderia sp. ZP32-5 genomic DNA:
GCTGGTGAAACCGGACAGGTACATCGTATCGGTCGACGCGAAATAGACGAGCCGCGCGAGTCGCGTGAACGGTGCGGGCATCGCGAACATCTTCGCGCTTGCGTAGGTATAGATCGGATTGCCCGCCGTATCGAAGCCCTGCAACGGCATCTCGCGGATACCGCTCAACGGCGTGGCGAGCCACACGTTGCCCGGTTCGTCGACCCACCAGAAGCCGTTGCCGACCGTGCTGCCGGTCGAAGGATTGCCGGTGATCTCGCTCGCATCGACGACGCCATTGCCATTGCCATCGCGCCACAGCCATTCGCCGAAGCTGGGCTGCCCGGCCGGCCATGTCCCCGGCAGCGGATTCTGCGCAAACAGACCCGAAGGAATCGCGATCTCGCCATGCGCGGCATCGAAGCGATAGACGTTCAGGTAGTGCGCGCCAGGATCGAGCGTATAGAGAAAAAGCTGGCCGCCGAACCGGCGCACCATCGGCTCGCCACGCACGCCGCGCGGCTGGTGAAACGTGGGATCGTCGGGATAATCGAAGCGGTCGAGCGTGAAGCCCGCATACGTCCATTCGTGGCCGACCGGCTGGCTGTAGTCGAGCGTGAAGCGCTTCGAGCCGGTGTAGACCGACGCGGGCGTGGCCGGATCGAAGGCGGCGCTATCGACGAACGTCAGCCCGTACAGCCGCCAGTTCAACACGCGCGAGCCATACACGTAGCTCTCCAGCACCGCGCCCTGGCCGACCGATGCCGAGCCCGGCGCGCGCGGTCCCTCGCCGTTTTGCGCGACGTACAGGTTGCCGGCCGGATCGACGCCGATGCCGGTGATGCCGTTGAAGCGCACGTCGCCCGGTACGCCGCGCACCGCGTGGAATATGCCGTTGCGCGTACCGATCGCGGTGCCCGCCTGCCGCTGCCCGTCCGCGCCCTTGTTGAAGACCAGAATCTGCTGCGACGGGCCGTTGTCGGCGACGAGCAGTTGCCCCGCGGGCGTCACCGTCAGGTCGGCGGGCACCGTGCCCGCCGGCAGCGGCAACGGGCCGCCAAGCGCGCTGCCATCGGCGGCATAGTGCAGGATGCTCAGGTTGCCCGACAGCACGCCGGTGATGATCCACAGCGTCGCATCGGTATCGATCGCGATGCGTCCCGGCGAATTCACGCTCCACGAGCGCAGCGGCTGCATCGACTGCGCGTCGTACACGACGATGCGATTGCCATAGGTGTCGGCCACATAGAGTTCGCTATCCGTTGCAGCGAGACCGCGAATGCTCGCGTCGATGCCGGTCGTCACCGTTTCGACCGGCACGAAGCTGTTCTTCGTCGCGTTCGCGCTATTGGCGATGCCGCCGCTGAACGGCGCACCGACCGCCAGATTCGCGAGCGTGCGGCGAGTGATGCCGTACCAGGTCAGATTGGCCGGCGGATAATCCGCGCCGACCAGCGCATTGCTCTCGTTGCCGATCGACATCGCCGCATACAGGTACGTGTGATTCACCGCGACGGCATCGCCACCGGCCGCGCCCCAGCCGTGCGTCGAGCCGGCCACCGCGAGTTTGTCGCCGGCGCGATAGGCGGCGATTTCGCTACCGCTTTCGTCCCATGGCGCATTGGTATAAACGGTACCGTCGGCGCCGACGCTAATGGCCTGGATATCCTGCTGCATCCATTTGCCGTCGCCAAAACCGAAGCTATTGCCGATCCACGACGTCGTGTAATTGAGTTGCGATTGCGCGTAGGTATTCGGCGAAATCAGGCCGTGGATTAAAACCACGGCAATGCCAAGGCGGGAGATGAGCTTCACGGCGGTATTTCCTTGCGAGGCGCGAAGCACGCGTGGCCGGCTTGAGCCGCGTACATTCGCCTGGGCACGCACGTGAATTGATGCGAATTCGCGCGCCCGTACATCAGTCGTAGCGCTTTATCCTCGCACAGAAAGTCCTGAATTAAATGCTAAAAAAATCTTATTTAACAGGGACCCATTCAAATAATTCTTATCGCATAAGATCAGCGATATTCGATATCGCCACGCAATTGGAGCCGGTAAAAACCGACTCCTGAAAAGTCTCACCTGATTACGGATTCAGTCGCTTTTTCTGCTCCCGGAAATACTCACCTCAGCGCGTTTCGGACAGCAGGCACGCCCGACATCGTGAAGCCGCTCGTCACGAGCTTGTTACGATCGCGTCGCCGTGCGCCGCAAGAAGATCCGCCGCGTCAGATCGAAGGCGACCAGATTGCCGGCCACCACCAGCAGCAGGCCGACTACGGCAAGCGCGGACCAGCGATAGCCCTCGAAGATCGTCGATGCCGCCAGCGCGACGATCGGGAACAGCACCGTGCAGTAAGCGGCCCGCTCCGGACCCATGCGCCCGACCAGCATCAGGTACGCGGTAAAGCCGATCACCGAGCCGAACACCGCGAGATACGCGAGCGCGCCGAGATAGCGCGCAGTGAACTCAACCGTGAACGAATAGCCGGCGATCACGCTGCCGAGCGTGAGGACGCCCGCGCCGATCAGCATCGCCCAGCTATTGGTCGCGAACGGATGCAAGCCCATCGACTGCATCCGGCTCGACAGCAGATTGCCGGCCGAAAAACACATCGTGCCGAGAAACGCGATGCCGAGGCCGAGCCACGCGGTGTGATCGCCGAGATGGCCGGCCATCTGCTGAACGAACAGACAGACGATGCCGACGAGCCCGAGCAACGCGCCCGCAATCGCGCTCGGTTGCAGCGGCCGGCCCATGAACAGCCGGCCGTTGATCGAGTTCAGCAGCGGCGCGGTGGAAAACACCACGGCGACGAGGCCGCTCGGCACGATCTGTTCGGCGTAGTAGAAGCACAGAAAATTGAGGCAGAACAGCGTGAGGCCCTGAGCGGCGAGAAAGCGCCACGCTGCGCGCGGCGGCCACATCGGGCGGCGCATGATGCGCAGCAGCGCGAACAGCAGCAACGCGGCGATCCAGAAACGCCACGCAATCGAAACCGGCGGCGGCACCGCGCCGAGTTGCCATTTGATCGCGATCCACGTGGTGCCCCAGATCAGCACAGTGGACGCATAAAGCAGAAGATTCATGGTCGAGCCCTGAAACCGTGACCGCCGCGGTCACACATCACAACGGCGGGCAGCAATGATGAAAAGCCCACTATGCGACCGCGCGGTCGCGCGCGATTGTCCAGGCTTGCGCACTTTTTCGCGCCGGCGCGACGTGACGCGAGGCCCGCCGTATACTGGCCGCTCAACTATTCCATCGGAAACGTCCGCTCGCCGCCGTGAACGCCAGTCCGTCCATCCCCGTGATATCCGCTGCCGAGGCTCCATTTGGCCTGCAGTCGGTGTGTCACACGCTCGCTAGCGCCAATGCGAATCTGGACCGCTTCGCATGGCTCGGCGACGGGCTCGCGATCGCCGTGTGGACGCGCGACACGACGGAAGCCGAGACCGTCTACGAGCGGCCCGGCCATCACACGCTGTCGTGCTATCTCGATGGCGGCTATCGCACCGAGCGTCAGAAAATGCCGGGCCACTACGGCGCGCCGTCGCGGCTGTGCGCGTTGCCCGGCGATCACGAATCGCGCTGGTGGGTGCGCGGTC
This region includes:
- a CDS encoding DMT family transporter, with product MNLLLYASTVLIWGTTWIAIKWQLGAVPPPVSIAWRFWIAALLLFALLRIMRRPMWPPRAAWRFLAAQGLTLFCLNFLCFYYAEQIVPSGLVAVVFSTAPLLNSINGRLFMGRPLQPSAIAGALLGLVGIVCLFVQQMAGHLGDHTAWLGLGIAFLGTMCFSAGNLLSSRMQSMGLHPFATNSWAMLIGAGVLTLGSVIAGYSFTVEFTARYLGALAYLAVFGSVIGFTAYLMLVGRMGPERAAYCTVLFPIVALAASTIFEGYRWSALAVVGLLLVVAGNLVAFDLTRRIFLRRTATRS